In Nitrobacteraceae bacterium AZCC 1564, the following proteins share a genomic window:
- a CDS encoding Flp pilus assembly protein TadG (product_source=COG4961; cog=COG4961; pfam=PF07811; transmembrane_helix_parts=Inside_1_20,TMhelix_21_43,Outside_44_189) codes for MPSISSGGISKIFHRFRRSQSGSAAIEFAMVAAPFFLMLLAIFEFALMFFAGQVLETATQDAARLIFTNQAQAQGFKADDFKKAVCGKVALLFDCQNSLEVDVGVFSQFSAIPNDALAAPIDSSKHLKTNLSYSNPAPGSTVIVRAFYKWPIFLSIGGFSLANLAGGNNDSDRFNLLTAVAAFRVEPGG; via the coding sequence ATGCCCTCAATCTCTTCAGGTGGTATCAGCAAGATATTTCATCGCTTTCGCCGCAGCCAGAGTGGATCTGCTGCGATCGAATTCGCCATGGTCGCAGCTCCGTTTTTTCTGATGCTGCTCGCGATTTTTGAATTTGCGCTGATGTTTTTCGCAGGGCAGGTTTTGGAAACCGCGACCCAGGACGCCGCGCGATTGATTTTCACGAACCAGGCTCAAGCCCAAGGGTTTAAAGCGGACGATTTTAAAAAAGCGGTTTGCGGAAAAGTGGCGCTTTTATTCGATTGTCAAAATAGTTTGGAGGTGGATGTCGGCGTTTTTTCGCAGTTTAGCGCCATTCCTAACGACGCGCTTGCGGCCCCAATCGATTCGAGCAAGCACCTGAAGACAAATCTCTCCTATTCAAATCCGGCCCCAGGCTCCACGGTCATTGTTCGCGCGTTTTATAAATGGCCGATATTCCTCAGTATTGGAGGATTCAGCCTCGCCAATCTTGCTGGAGGCAACAACGATAGCGATCGATTTAACCTTCTCACAGCAGTGGCTGCGTTCCGGGTTGAGCCAGGGGGATAG
- a CDS encoding prepilin peptidase CpaA (product_source=KO:K02278; cog=COG4960; ko=KO:K02278; pfam=PF01478; superfamily=48239; transmembrane_helix_parts=Outside_1_4,TMhelix_5_24,Inside_25_30,TMhelix_31_48,Outside_49_57,TMhelix_58_80,Inside_81_86,TMhelix_87_109,Outside_110_174): MILDIARLFLFPALIAFAAASDLLTMTISNRVSLFLIAGFCAMAGLSGMPLHDVGMHVGAGFAVLALAFACFAFGWIGGGDAKIAACVGLWFGFPHLLNYFVYASLFGGALTLLLLEFRKWPLPYALGSQEWLLRLHGKDSGIPYGIALAMGALMIYPETEWMKAIDLAWLLGH; this comes from the coding sequence ATGATACTCGACATTGCACGTCTCTTTCTGTTCCCGGCCTTGATCGCGTTCGCTGCGGCGAGCGACCTCCTGACGATGACCATTTCGAATCGAGTGTCCTTGTTTCTGATTGCGGGCTTTTGCGCGATGGCAGGATTAAGCGGGATGCCGCTCCATGACGTCGGGATGCACGTTGGAGCGGGTTTTGCCGTGCTAGCCCTCGCATTTGCCTGCTTCGCCTTTGGATGGATTGGAGGCGGCGATGCGAAAATCGCGGCCTGCGTGGGGCTTTGGTTCGGCTTCCCGCACCTGCTGAACTATTTCGTCTATGCTTCGCTATTCGGCGGCGCGTTGACACTTTTGCTGCTTGAGTTCCGGAAATGGCCTCTTCCCTATGCGCTCGGCTCACAGGAGTGGCTACTGCGGCTCCACGGCAAGGATAGCGGCATTCCCTACGGCATCGCGCTCGCCATGGGCGCCTTGATGATCTATCCGGAAACGGAATGGATGAAAGCAATTGATCTTGCTTGGCTCCTCGGTCACTAG
- a CDS encoding pilus assembly protein CpaD (product_source=KO:K02281; cog=COG5461; ko=KO:K02281; pfam=PF09476; tigrfam=TIGR02522) — MNARVPNLKRSLGIGGALLAVAAALGGCKHTDGDIVTGSVPNDYRQRHPIVIQEASRTTEVFVGQGRGGLTAAQRADIMGLAQTWLREGTGSIIIDMPVGAPNARTATDSLHEIKAIFSAAGIPSRGITVRNYRPTDPRLFATIRVSYPRIMADAGPCGLWPEDIGPSIKNKGYFENRPYHNFGCATQRNLAAMVDNPSDLVQPRAETPAMTSRRNVAFEKYRKGAPTTTEYPEAERAKLSDVGK; from the coding sequence ATGAACGCGCGAGTACCCAATCTCAAACGTAGCCTCGGTATCGGAGGGGCTTTATTGGCAGTTGCTGCCGCGTTAGGAGGTTGCAAACATACTGACGGGGATATCGTCACCGGCAGTGTGCCGAACGACTATCGCCAGCGGCATCCAATCGTGATTCAGGAAGCCAGTCGCACGACCGAAGTCTTCGTCGGCCAGGGGCGCGGCGGCCTTACCGCAGCGCAGCGCGCCGATATCATGGGGCTCGCGCAGACATGGCTACGCGAAGGAACTGGCAGCATCATCATCGACATGCCGGTCGGCGCACCAAACGCGCGCACAGCAACCGACTCACTTCACGAGATCAAAGCTATTTTCAGCGCTGCCGGAATTCCCTCGCGCGGCATTACCGTACGTAACTATCGTCCAACGGACCCTCGCTTGTTTGCAACTATCCGCGTCAGCTATCCCCGGATCATGGCCGACGCGGGACCGTGCGGACTTTGGCCTGAGGACATTGGTCCATCGATAAAGAACAAGGGCTACTTCGAAAACCGTCCGTATCATAATTTTGGCTGCGCAACGCAGCGCAATCTCGCCGCGATGGTCGACAATCCATCAGACTTGGTTCAGCCTCGCGCCGAAACTCCGGCAATGACATCACGTCGAAATGTCGCATTCGAGAAGTATCGCAAGGGTGCACCGACGACGACCGAGTATCCCGAGGCGGAAAGAGCCAAACTCAGTGATGTAGGCAAATGA
- a CDS encoding pilus assembly protein CpaF (product_source=KO:K02283; cath_funfam=3.40.50.300; cog=COG4962; ko=KO:K02283; pfam=PF00437; smart=SM00382; superfamily=52540) produces MFGKRSGPETDFGARAPSRGPEPAHVPSLAPNAQRASSPSVASPPLAPARAPAPPPVVEARRSDTYYQVKATIFGALIEAIDLTQLAKLDAESAREEIRDIVNEIIAIKNIVMSIAEQEELLDDICNDVLGYGPLEPLLSRDDISDIMVNGAGTVYIEVAGKIQKTNIRFRDNQQLLNICQRIVSQVGRRVDESSPICDARLADGSRVNAIVPPLAIDGPALTIRKFKKDKLTLDQLVKFGAISPEGAQILQIIGRCRANVLISGGTGSGKTTLLNCLTNYIENDERIITCEDAAELQLQQPHVVRLETRPPNIEGEGQVTMRDLVRNCLRMRPERIIVGEVRGPEAFDLLQAMNTGHDGSMGTLHANNPREALSRAESMITMGGFALPSRTIREMICASIDIVVQAARLRDGSRRITHITEVMGMEGDTIITQDIFVYDITGEDLNGNILGRHRSTGIGRPRFWDRARYYNEEKRLAAALDAAEVAGADI; encoded by the coding sequence GTGTTTGGTAAGCGTAGCGGACCAGAAACCGATTTCGGGGCCAGGGCTCCCAGCCGTGGCCCCGAACCCGCTCACGTGCCCTCCTTAGCTCCCAATGCACAGCGTGCCTCCTCTCCAAGCGTGGCTTCGCCACCGTTGGCTCCGGCAAGGGCGCCTGCACCACCCCCTGTCGTCGAGGCCCGGCGATCAGATACCTATTATCAAGTCAAGGCGACGATCTTCGGCGCGCTGATCGAGGCCATTGATCTTACACAACTCGCGAAGCTCGATGCTGAATCAGCGCGCGAAGAGATTCGCGACATCGTCAACGAAATCATCGCGATTAAAAACATCGTAATGTCGATTGCCGAGCAAGAGGAATTGCTCGACGACATCTGCAACGATGTTCTCGGTTACGGCCCGCTTGAGCCCTTGCTGTCGCGTGACGATATCTCCGACATCATGGTGAATGGTGCTGGCACGGTGTACATTGAAGTCGCCGGCAAAATCCAGAAAACCAACATTCGGTTCCGCGACAACCAGCAGCTTCTCAATATCTGTCAGCGCATTGTGAGCCAAGTCGGCCGGCGCGTCGATGAATCCTCTCCGATCTGCGACGCCCGTCTCGCCGATGGCTCGCGTGTCAACGCCATCGTCCCGCCGCTTGCGATCGATGGTCCAGCACTTACGATTCGCAAATTCAAAAAGGACAAGCTGACGCTGGATCAGCTCGTCAAATTTGGCGCCATTTCACCCGAAGGCGCGCAAATCCTGCAGATTATCGGTCGTTGCCGCGCCAATGTGCTGATCTCCGGAGGTACGGGCTCCGGAAAGACAACACTCTTGAATTGCTTGACGAACTATATCGAAAACGACGAGCGCATCATCACCTGCGAAGACGCTGCCGAACTTCAATTGCAGCAGCCTCACGTCGTCCGGCTCGAAACCCGGCCGCCGAACATCGAGGGTGAGGGTCAAGTTACGATGCGGGATCTGGTTCGCAACTGTCTGCGTATGCGACCTGAGCGTATCATCGTTGGCGAAGTTCGCGGACCCGAAGCGTTTGATCTGCTGCAAGCCATGAATACCGGCCACGACGGATCGATGGGCACGCTGCACGCCAACAACCCGCGCGAGGCATTATCACGTGCGGAGTCCATGATTACCATGGGTGGATTCGCGCTGCCCTCACGCACCATTCGAGAGATGATTTGCGCCTCCATCGATATTGTGGTGCAGGCCGCTCGCCTGCGCGATGGCTCGCGCCGAATTACGCACATCACCGAGGTGATGGGCATGGAAGGTGACACAATCATTACGCAAGATATCTTCGTCTACGACATCACCGGCGAAGATCTCAATGGAAATATTCTTGGCCGGCATCGATCGACCGGTATTGGACGTCCACGTTTTTGGGATCGCGCACGCTACTATAACGAGGAGAAGCGCCTCGCAGCCGCCCTTGACGCGGCTGAAGTGGCCGGCGCGGATATCTAG
- a CDS encoding translation initiation factor IF-1 (product_source=KO:K02518; cath_funfam=2.40.50.140; cog=COG0361; ko=KO:K02518; pfam=PF01176; smart=SM00316; superfamily=50249; tigrfam=TIGR00008): MAKEELIQFEGLVTEILPDARYRVQLDAGHEIVAYTAGKMKKNRIKTLAGDRVTIEMSPYDLEKGRLIFRHKDERPSGGPPRGAPPRGGQFRRR, encoded by the coding sequence ATGGCGAAAGAAGAGTTGATCCAGTTCGAAGGACTGGTCACGGAAATCCTCCCCGACGCACGTTATCGCGTCCAGCTTGATGCCGGACATGAGATCGTGGCTTACACAGCCGGTAAGATGAAGAAGAACCGCATCAAGACGCTGGCCGGAGACCGGGTCACGATCGAGATGTCGCCCTATGACCTGGAAAAAGGCCGCCTCATCTTCCGCCACAAGGACGAGCGTCCGAGCGGCGGACCTCCTCGCGGTGCACCTCCCCGCGGCGGTCAATTCCGGCGCCGTTAA
- a CDS encoding pilus assembly protein CpaE (product_source=KO:K02282; cath_funfam=3.40.50.300; cog=COG4963; ko=KO:K02282; pfam=PF13614; superfamily=52172,52540), with translation MISYARQDQEDQTVTPAAEEHIAPAPRVSVQAFCETVETAAAVQAAGEDRRLDKAHLKIQMGGMTAAIEAYRTAPTPNVIVLETDGRADILGGLDQLAAVCDAGTRVIVIGRVNDVLLYRELVRRGVSDYVIAPVAPLDVVRSICGLFSVPEAKAVGRIIAIVGAKGGVGASTVAHNVAWAIARDLALDSVVADLDLAFGTAGLDYNQDPPQGIADAVFSPDRIDTAFIDRLLSKCTDHLSLLAAPATLERVYDFGTEAFDAIFDTLRTTMPCIVLDVPHQWSGWTKRALVGADDILIVATPDLANLRNTKNIFDMLKAARPNDRPPLYCLNQTGVPKRPEIGIGEFAKAIESQPIVTIPFEPQIFGSAANNGQMIAEIAANHRVTEMFLQIAQRLTGRAETKKQRNSFLSPLLGKLRGK, from the coding sequence ATGATCAGTTACGCACGTCAAGATCAAGAAGACCAGACAGTCACGCCCGCAGCCGAAGAACACATCGCGCCTGCGCCGCGTGTGTCGGTACAGGCGTTTTGCGAAACGGTCGAAACAGCGGCAGCTGTGCAGGCGGCCGGCGAAGATCGTCGGCTGGATAAGGCGCATCTCAAAATACAGATGGGCGGCATGACCGCCGCCATCGAGGCCTATCGCACGGCGCCGACGCCAAACGTCATCGTGCTCGAGACTGATGGCCGCGCCGACATCCTCGGCGGCCTCGATCAACTCGCAGCCGTGTGTGACGCCGGCACTCGCGTGATCGTCATCGGGCGCGTCAACGACGTGTTGCTGTACCGAGAACTCGTAAGACGCGGGGTCAGCGACTATGTGATTGCTCCGGTTGCGCCACTCGATGTCGTGCGTTCCATTTGTGGCCTGTTTTCAGTTCCAGAAGCCAAGGCTGTAGGCCGCATCATCGCGATCGTCGGTGCCAAGGGCGGCGTGGGCGCTTCCACTGTGGCACACAATGTCGCCTGGGCAATCGCACGTGATCTTGCATTGGATTCCGTGGTGGCCGACCTCGATCTGGCGTTCGGCACTGCGGGGCTCGACTACAACCAGGACCCCCCTCAAGGGATTGCCGACGCTGTCTTTTCTCCAGATCGCATTGACACGGCTTTTATCGATCGCCTGCTTTCGAAGTGCACCGATCACCTCAGTTTGCTAGCTGCTCCAGCAACGCTCGAGCGGGTCTACGATTTTGGCACCGAAGCCTTCGATGCGATTTTCGACACGCTGCGCACAACGATGCCTTGCATCGTCCTTGACGTTCCGCATCAATGGTCCGGTTGGACCAAGCGTGCCCTCGTCGGAGCCGACGATATCCTCATCGTCGCAACTCCGGATCTCGCCAATCTCCGCAATACAAAAAATATATTCGACATGCTCAAGGCTGCCCGTCCTAACGACCGGCCGCCCCTCTACTGCCTGAATCAGACAGGCGTGCCAAAGCGACCGGAGATCGGTATCGGCGAATTCGCCAAGGCCATCGAGAGCCAACCGATTGTCACCATCCCATTCGAGCCGCAGATTTTTGGCTCAGCGGCCAACAATGGACAGATGATCGCTGAAATCGCGGCTAACCACCGTGTGACCGAGATGTTTTTGCAGATTGCTCAACGTCTAACAGGTCGGGCCGAAACCAAAAAGCAGCGCAATTCGTTCCTTTCACCTTTGCTCGGAAAACTTCGAGGCAAGTAA
- a CDS encoding pilus assembly protein CpaC (product_source=KO:K02280; cog=COG4964; ko=KO:K02280; pfam=PF00263,PF04972,PF13629; smart=SM00749; superfamily=51735) produces MRMKTAGNVVPSTAVGAGGMSASVTNALGFASAIQPDRQSCTGTTINQTITVNDNTVLDRTNATSCGPLFENAKAIERISNMKREGHRAPVRTFLMRTLSFAAASALILNHAISPVIASDYRASPAATEISSGGQLNAKFLALGIGKSVVVDLPRDVKDVLVADPKIANAVVRSAQRAYIIGAAVGQTNIIFFDSTGQQIAAYDIAVTRDLNGVRAALKQTLPYADVRIEGVGDGVVLTGSVSNPAEAQQAQELAARLAGGADKVYNNIAVRGRDQVMLKVTVAEMQRSIIKQLGVDLSAQMNYGTAVVDFNNVAPFTALGRPLTNGSVTGNFGTTITPKGAVPSVTATVRAMENAGVVRTLAEPNLTAISGESATFIAGGEFPIPSGVTCQNGGAGPCQPSITFKKFGISLNFTPVVLTEGRISLRVMTEVSEIANDNSISISGFSIPSIKTRRAETTLEIPSGGSMAMAGLIQDQTKQAMSGLPGLAQVPVLGALFKSRDFINNQTELMVIVTPYVVRAVAQKDLSRPDDGFAESSDPQADFLGTVSRIYGVPNRNPQGRSYRGTYGFITD; encoded by the coding sequence ATGCGTATGAAAACCGCGGGGAATGTCGTTCCGTCCACTGCTGTCGGTGCCGGCGGCATGAGTGCCTCGGTAACGAACGCACTTGGCTTCGCTAGCGCTATTCAGCCGGACAGACAGTCCTGCACCGGCACCACCATCAATCAGACAATTACTGTGAACGACAACACCGTGCTCGATCGCACCAATGCCACGAGCTGTGGCCCTTTATTCGAGAACGCAAAAGCGATCGAGAGGATCAGCAATATGAAGCGAGAGGGACATCGGGCACCTGTGCGGACCTTCTTGATGCGCACCCTGTCATTTGCGGCTGCGTCCGCGCTGATCCTGAATCATGCGATATCGCCGGTGATTGCAAGCGATTATCGCGCCTCGCCAGCAGCTACCGAGATATCATCAGGCGGCCAGTTGAACGCTAAATTCCTCGCGCTCGGTATTGGTAAATCCGTGGTCGTCGATCTTCCGCGCGACGTCAAGGACGTGCTGGTGGCAGATCCCAAGATCGCCAATGCGGTCGTACGCTCGGCGCAACGCGCCTACATTATCGGCGCGGCGGTAGGACAAACCAATATTATCTTTTTCGACTCTACGGGCCAACAGATCGCGGCCTACGACATTGCGGTCACTCGCGATCTCAATGGCGTGCGGGCCGCACTCAAGCAAACTCTGCCGTATGCTGACGTCAGAATCGAAGGCGTCGGGGACGGCGTAGTGCTAACGGGCTCGGTCTCGAATCCGGCTGAAGCTCAGCAAGCGCAGGAATTAGCGGCACGCCTCGCCGGCGGTGCAGATAAAGTCTACAACAATATCGCCGTGCGTGGACGCGATCAGGTCATGCTGAAAGTGACCGTAGCGGAGATGCAGCGTAGCATCATCAAGCAGCTCGGCGTCGACCTCAGTGCACAAATGAACTACGGCACGGCCGTAGTAGACTTCAACAACGTCGCGCCGTTTACTGCGCTCGGGCGCCCTCTTACGAACGGTTCTGTAACTGGCAATTTCGGCACGACGATAACCCCCAAGGGCGCCGTTCCGTCGGTAACCGCGACAGTGCGTGCGATGGAAAACGCCGGGGTCGTTCGCACGCTCGCCGAACCCAATTTGACTGCGATCTCGGGTGAATCAGCCACCTTCATCGCAGGCGGCGAATTTCCGATTCCGAGTGGCGTGACTTGTCAGAACGGCGGCGCCGGACCTTGCCAGCCATCGATCACGTTCAAGAAGTTCGGTATCTCGCTGAATTTCACCCCTGTTGTACTGACAGAGGGGCGGATCAGTCTCCGCGTCATGACCGAGGTGTCCGAAATCGCAAATGATAATTCAATTTCGATTAGCGGCTTCTCAATTCCATCTATCAAAACCCGCCGCGCCGAAACGACACTCGAAATTCCGTCAGGGGGATCGATGGCCATGGCGGGATTGATTCAGGATCAAACCAAGCAGGCGATGAGCGGTCTTCCCGGCCTCGCCCAGGTCCCGGTCCTCGGCGCCCTGTTCAAAAGCAGGGACTTCATCAACAACCAGACCGAGTTGATGGTGATCGTGACCCCCTATGTCGTTCGTGCGGTCGCACAAAAAGATCTGTCGCGCCCCGACGACGGCTTCGCTGAATCATCCGACCCCCAAGCGGATTTTCTTGGCACCGTCAGCCGCATCTATGGCGTTCCCAATCGAAACCCGCAGGGACGTTCTTACCGCGGCACTTACGGCTTTATCACCGACTGA
- a CDS encoding pilus assembly protein CpaB (product_source=KO:K02279; cleavage_site_network=SignalP-noTM; cog=COG3745; ko=KO:K02279; pfam=PF08666,PF16976; tigrfam=TIGR03177; transmembrane_helix_parts=Inside_1_6,TMhelix_7_24,Outside_25_274) gives MKTAQVVVLAIAVAAGGAALYLASGPAPKPAQVTIAPPPQIKTTDVLVAKSDIGLGQSIKPEDLEWQSWPAATASASFIHRESRGDAVTQLTGSIVRSPMLAGEPVRDTKLVKGDGSGFMAAILPSGMRAVSTEISPETGAGGFILPNDRVDVILTRRQRNAEGGKETITSETLLTNIRVLAIDQAVEEKNGQKVVVGKTATLELKPRQSEALARARQSGTLSLALRSLVDANASNAKPEEEGAENLVNVYRGDERAIYDCKSTCRKKVVSDGG, from the coding sequence ATGAAGACCGCGCAGGTAGTCGTGTTGGCCATTGCCGTAGCTGCTGGTGGTGCGGCTTTGTATTTGGCGAGTGGCCCGGCTCCGAAGCCGGCGCAAGTGACGATAGCGCCCCCGCCCCAGATCAAGACGACAGATGTGCTGGTTGCCAAATCCGATATCGGATTGGGTCAATCGATTAAGCCTGAAGACCTGGAGTGGCAGTCCTGGCCTGCCGCCACTGCAAGCGCGAGCTTTATTCATCGTGAAAGTCGGGGTGATGCCGTCACCCAATTGACCGGTTCGATTGTACGTTCGCCCATGCTTGCTGGAGAGCCGGTTCGGGATACCAAACTCGTTAAGGGCGATGGATCAGGTTTCATGGCAGCCATCCTGCCAAGCGGTATGCGGGCTGTCTCGACCGAGATCTCGCCGGAAACGGGGGCTGGCGGCTTTATTCTTCCCAATGACCGCGTGGACGTCATTTTGACCCGTCGGCAGAGAAATGCCGAGGGTGGAAAGGAAACCATAACTTCCGAGACCCTTCTGACCAATATCCGGGTTCTCGCCATCGATCAGGCAGTTGAAGAGAAGAACGGACAAAAGGTCGTTGTCGGAAAGACCGCGACTTTGGAGCTCAAGCCACGCCAATCAGAGGCGTTGGCCAGGGCGCGTCAGAGTGGAACTCTATCGCTAGCCTTACGCAGCCTTGTCGACGCCAACGCGTCTAATGCGAAGCCTGAGGAGGAGGGAGCGGAGAATCTTGTGAATGTCTATCGTGGTGATGAACGTGCCATATACGATTGCAAGTCGACCTGCCGGAAAAAAGTGGTGAGCGACGGCGGTTAA
- a CDS encoding pilus assembly protein Flp/PilA (product_source=KO:K02651; cog=COG3847; ko=KO:K02651; pfam=PF04964; transmembrane_helix_parts=Inside_1_20,TMhelix_21_43,Outside_44_60) — protein MTNLIARFVKDESGATAIEYGLIAAGIALAIITIVQTIGGQILGRFTSLSTELAKTPTAQ, from the coding sequence ATGACCAATCTCATTGCTCGCTTCGTTAAGGACGAGTCCGGTGCCACCGCGATTGAATACGGTTTGATTGCCGCCGGAATCGCATTGGCGATCATCACGATCGTGCAGACGATCGGCGGCCAGATTCTTGGTCGGTTTACTTCGCTCAGCACCGAGCTGGCCAAGACACCGACTGCGCAGTAA
- a CDS encoding Flp pilus assembly protein TadG (product_source=COG4961; cog=COG4961; pfam=PF07811; transmembrane_helix_parts=Inside_1_20,TMhelix_21_43,Outside_44_196) codes for MTTSSETEPRLGARFLKDQHGVAAVEFLLVAPLLLALMFGTVQFTSAFAAARKLTQVAHTMSDLIAQATTAGDCDIKNALKVGTAIMSPYSAASLTATISEVYIDPTTHQATIVWSKASPGKTPHSQGNVVAVPSGIALDGKYLIMSEVHYDYQPLIGFDGKSNFNSEIFHWDRKTFSGPRQSADVRWDPSAPSCS; via the coding sequence ATGACAACGAGTTCTGAAACTGAGCCGCGTCTCGGCGCGCGCTTTCTTAAAGACCAGCACGGCGTAGCCGCCGTCGAATTTCTGCTTGTTGCTCCGCTGCTGTTGGCATTGATGTTTGGAACGGTGCAGTTTACCAGCGCATTTGCAGCCGCTCGAAAGCTGACGCAGGTCGCACACACCATGTCGGATTTGATTGCTCAGGCCACCACGGCCGGCGACTGTGACATTAAGAATGCTTTGAAAGTCGGTACCGCGATTATGTCGCCCTATTCGGCTGCAAGCCTGACGGCGACGATTTCCGAAGTTTATATCGACCCCACGACGCATCAAGCGACCATCGTGTGGAGTAAAGCAAGTCCAGGAAAGACCCCTCACTCGCAGGGTAACGTTGTGGCGGTGCCCAGCGGGATTGCGCTGGACGGCAAATATCTAATCATGAGTGAGGTGCACTATGACTATCAACCCTTGATCGGGTTTGATGGGAAGTCGAATTTTAACTCTGAAATCTTCCATTGGGACAGGAAGACCTTTTCTGGCCCCCGTCAATCGGCCGACGTCCGCTGGGATCCTTCGGCGCCATCTTGCAGCTGA
- a CDS encoding CspA family cold shock protein (product_source=KO:K03704; cath_funfam=2.40.50.140; cog=COG1278; ko=KO:K03704; pfam=PF00313; smart=SM00357; superfamily=50249) yields the protein MSMGTVKWFNATKGYGFIQPDDGGNDVFVHISAVERAGLGTLREGQKISYEIVADRRSGKSSADNLRAAG from the coding sequence GTGAGCATGGGAACAGTGAAGTGGTTTAACGCAACCAAAGGCTACGGCTTCATTCAGCCGGATGATGGCGGCAACGACGTGTTCGTTCACATCAGCGCTGTCGAGCGCGCCGGTCTTGGTACGCTGCGCGAAGGCCAGAAGATCAGCTACGAAATCGTTGCGGATCGCCGTTCGGGCAAGTCGTCGGCTGACAATCTCCGCGCCGCCGGCTAA